The following are encoded in a window of Halorarum salinum genomic DNA:
- a CDS encoding GntP family permease — MIIEFAHSPLLTFLVGLAAVVLLLVVLDLPAFVGLVISAFLVGMINAAFVPEFGPSRAAANVAEAFGDNMAGIGIPILMAAIIGKSMLESGAAQRIVRWFQSVLGRGNSDVALWGSSSVLAIPVFFDSVFYLMAPLARSMRARVGRDYTLFIVVVGVGAATTHVFVPPTPGPLAVADQVGADLGVTILVGLVTAVPALVAGLMYGRWLNGRLDIPLRDAMATSTEELEELAGRSTRDLPGVLEAAAPVVLAVVLVGSFTVVDTFQQVYPVLSRVRPFVAFLGDKNVALTVAALAAAWTYYRHGDMGRNEWADELTEALKSGGNIAAITAAGGAFGALLAASGIGDYITGALSQVGIPLLVSAWLIAAIVRIAQGSATAAMLTAAGIMAPQVPELAVHPAFLVMAIGAGGNVFSWYNDSGFWLVKEIGGLTQAETLKTWTALTTIISVTGIVTTLVVSTVVQTI; from the coding sequence ATGATCATAGAGTTCGCACACAGTCCGTTGTTGACGTTCCTCGTCGGGCTCGCCGCGGTCGTGCTGTTACTGGTCGTGCTGGACCTGCCCGCGTTCGTCGGCCTCGTCATCTCGGCGTTCCTCGTGGGGATGATCAACGCGGCGTTCGTGCCGGAGTTCGGCCCGTCACGGGCGGCCGCGAACGTCGCCGAGGCGTTCGGGGACAACATGGCGGGCATCGGCATCCCCATCCTGATGGCGGCGATCATCGGAAAGTCGATGCTCGAGAGCGGCGCGGCACAGCGCATCGTCCGCTGGTTCCAGTCCGTCCTCGGACGGGGGAACTCGGACGTCGCGCTGTGGGGGAGCAGTTCCGTGCTGGCCATCCCCGTCTTCTTCGACAGCGTGTTCTACCTGATGGCGCCGCTGGCGCGGTCGATGCGGGCCCGCGTCGGCCGGGACTACACGCTCTTCATCGTCGTCGTCGGTGTCGGTGCCGCGACGACCCACGTGTTCGTGCCGCCGACGCCCGGCCCGCTCGCCGTCGCCGATCAGGTCGGCGCCGACCTCGGCGTGACCATCCTCGTCGGCCTCGTCACTGCGGTCCCGGCGCTGGTCGCGGGGCTGATGTACGGGCGGTGGCTCAACGGCCGACTCGACATCCCGCTCCGCGACGCCATGGCGACGTCCACGGAGGAGCTCGAGGAGCTCGCGGGCCGGTCGACGCGGGACCTCCCCGGCGTGCTCGAGGCGGCGGCGCCGGTCGTCCTTGCGGTGGTCCTCGTCGGGTCGTTCACCGTCGTGGACACGTTCCAGCAGGTCTACCCGGTCCTGAGCCGCGTCAGGCCGTTCGTCGCCTTCCTCGGCGACAAGAACGTCGCGCTGACCGTCGCCGCGCTGGCGGCCGCGTGGACGTACTACCGCCACGGCGACATGGGCCGGAACGAGTGGGCCGACGAACTGACGGAGGCGCTGAAGAGCGGCGGCAACATCGCCGCCATCACCGCCGCGGGCGGCGCGTTCGGCGCGCTGCTCGCGGCCTCGGGCATCGGCGACTACATCACGGGCGCGCTGAGCCAGGTCGGCATCCCGCTGCTGGTGAGCGCGTGGCTCATCGCGGCCATCGTCCGGATCGCACAGGGGTCGGCCACCGCCGCGATGCTCACCGCCGCGGGGATCATGGCCCCCCAGGTACCGGAACTCGCCGTCCACCCGGCGTTCCTCGTCATGGCGATCGGCGCCGGCGGGAACGTCTTCTCGTGGTACAACGACAGCGGCTTCTGGCTGGTCAAGGAGATCGGCGGCCTCACGCAGGCCGAGACGTTGAAGACGTGGACGGCGCTCACGACGATCATCTCCGTGACGGGCATCGTCACGACGCTGGTCGTCTCGACGGTCGTGCAGACGATCTGA
- a CDS encoding DsbA family oxidoreductase, producing MTNPDPEDRITVFSDYVCPFCYLGRASLERYQGTREEELEIDWHPFDLRAGRRGPDGEIDASADDGKDEEYYERARENVRRLQERYDVELAQEIATDVDSLDAQVASFHLKEQFPYERWLAFDRAVLEALWADGRDIGDRDLIVELAEESGIDGEEVRSALRDDGRRRAVRDRFEAARRRGVTGVPTFAYGGHAARGAVPPEHLERLVEGT from the coding sequence GTGACCAACCCGGACCCGGAGGATCGGATCACGGTGTTCTCGGACTACGTCTGCCCGTTCTGCTACCTCGGACGCGCGTCGCTCGAGCGGTACCAGGGGACGCGCGAGGAGGAACTCGAGATCGACTGGCACCCGTTCGACCTGCGCGCGGGCAGGCGGGGTCCGGACGGGGAGATCGACGCGTCGGCCGACGACGGCAAGGACGAGGAGTACTACGAGCGGGCACGGGAGAACGTCCGCCGCCTCCAGGAGCGGTACGACGTGGAACTGGCCCAGGAGATCGCGACGGACGTCGACTCGCTCGACGCCCAGGTCGCCTCCTTCCACCTGAAGGAGCAGTTCCCGTACGAACGGTGGCTCGCGTTCGACCGGGCCGTCCTCGAGGCGCTCTGGGCGGACGGCCGGGACATCGGCGACCGGGATCTGATCGTGGAACTCGCCGAGGAGTCGGGGATCGACGGCGAGGAAGTCCGGTCGGCGCTCCGGGACGACGGCCGCCGGCGGGCCGTCCGGGACCGGTTCGAGGCGGCACGACGGCGGGGCGTCACCGGCGTGCCGACGTTCGCCTACGGCGGCCACGCCGCGCGCGGGGCGGTGCCGCCGGAGCACCTCGAACGGCTCGTCGAGGGAACGTAA
- a CDS encoding ATP-binding protein: protein MAIDAGDALLRALHDVNPWWERGAEAFSLPARHKSDFYHLARPDGPGSQFADQPVLGLVGRRGAGKTTLLRQFFHHRIERGDPPELFLHLPFDADPLYQLRSDEQLRRAVRYYESRILGRVDEDRPHFVVLDDVHRIEHPNKPTIDGWGTPVSELLEGRPDRRVVVTASAGVQVERELDRVSVPDAAYDVQPILPEKFRDYLFTLYPDLEEGDTRVSPTSIRTGEAGLPAALEGGDPGPLVEELRGKHDQVADEANRIRSRVVEYLAMGGVVSYEHEGAVELAADLTAEDFTRLREEVREALYQDVPGFESIKTIADLERLCALAARNRGAEPFRYQELVELFDVDRRTIADSYLPALSELYLLTGITEYDNSRPRSVRLYLRDTGLVTALADGDAAAVRNDFDREADLARVAAFDHTMRFAYGVNAAQGADSAPSVSFWRGREGEVDFVFEVAGTPVPVGLVYRPRDRDATLAAVREFRGTYEAPLGLVLAGDTVRSGRPVEEVADGVVQLPYWLYMLLC, encoded by the coding sequence ATGGCAATCGACGCCGGCGACGCCCTGCTCCGGGCGCTCCACGATGTCAACCCCTGGTGGGAGCGGGGAGCGGAGGCGTTCTCGCTCCCGGCGCGGCACAAGAGCGACTTCTACCACCTGGCCCGACCGGACGGGCCCGGGAGCCAGTTCGCCGACCAGCCCGTTCTGGGGCTGGTCGGCCGGCGCGGCGCCGGGAAGACGACGCTGCTCCGCCAGTTCTTCCACCACCGCATCGAGCGTGGCGACCCGCCGGAGCTGTTCCTCCATCTCCCGTTCGACGCGGACCCCCTCTACCAGCTCCGTTCGGACGAGCAGCTTCGACGCGCCGTCCGGTACTACGAGAGCCGGATCCTCGGCCGCGTCGACGAGGACCGACCGCACTTCGTCGTCCTCGACGACGTCCACCGGATCGAACACCCGAACAAGCCGACGATCGACGGGTGGGGGACGCCCGTCTCGGAGCTCCTCGAGGGCCGCCCGGACCGGCGGGTCGTCGTCACCGCCAGCGCGGGGGTACAGGTCGAACGGGAACTCGACCGCGTCTCCGTCCCCGACGCGGCCTACGACGTCCAGCCGATCCTCCCCGAGAAGTTCCGCGACTACCTGTTCACCCTCTACCCCGACCTCGAAGAGGGGGACACGCGCGTGAGCCCCACCTCGATCCGGACCGGCGAGGCCGGCCTCCCCGCCGCGCTCGAGGGGGGCGACCCCGGGCCGCTCGTCGAGGAACTCCGGGGGAAGCACGACCAGGTCGCGGACGAGGCGAACAGGATCCGGTCGCGGGTGGTCGAGTACCTCGCCATGGGCGGCGTCGTCAGCTACGAGCACGAGGGGGCCGTCGAGTTGGCCGCGGACCTGACCGCCGAGGACTTCACCCGGCTGCGCGAGGAGGTGCGCGAGGCGCTCTACCAGGACGTTCCCGGCTTCGAGTCCATCAAGACCATCGCCGACCTGGAGCGGCTCTGTGCGCTCGCGGCCCGCAACCGGGGCGCCGAGCCGTTCCGCTACCAGGAACTCGTCGAACTGTTCGACGTCGACCGGCGAACGATCGCCGACAGCTACCTCCCTGCGCTCTCGGAACTGTACCTCCTGACCGGAATCACCGAGTACGACAACAGCCGCCCCCGGTCGGTCCGACTCTACCTCCGGGACACGGGGCTGGTCACCGCGCTCGCGGACGGCGACGCCGCGGCCGTCCGCAACGACTTCGACCGCGAGGCGGACCTCGCGCGGGTGGCCGCGTTCGACCACACGATGCGGTTCGCGTACGGCGTCAACGCCGCCCAGGGGGCGGATTCGGCGCCGTCGGTGTCGTTCTGGCGGGGGCGGGAGGGCGAGGTCGACTTCGTCTTCGAGGTCGCCGGGACGCCCGTCCCCGTCGGACTCGTCTACCGACCCCGCGACCGGGACGCCACGCTCGCGGCGGTTCGGGAGTTCCGAGGGACCTACGAGGCCCCGCTCGGACTCGTGCTCGCGGGGGACACGGTCCGAAGCGGGCGGCCGGTCGAGGAGGTCGCCGACGGCGTCGTCCAGCTTCCGTACTGGCTGTACATGCTCCTCTGTTAG
- a CDS encoding alpha/beta fold hydrolase, which translates to MDHHDWTETQRETTVTVDGHDLPFAYYEAGADDDRRPVVFLHGIPTWSFLWRDAAPPLADSRHVLAPDLVGYGNSANRDGFDRSVRAQTVALADFLAERGVRDVDFVAHDIGGAVALRYAAARPDAVDRMVLSNAACFDSWPVEFVNSLGVPGEVEGWDDEELEGKLEFLFAEGSYDEADPEWLAGLKAPWKREGGRTALARAAVSTNTVHTTEIEYGRITADLLCLWGGEDVLQPVDNAERLVEATAGDGEVVALDSAYHWVTADRPGAYRDHLLEFLG; encoded by the coding sequence ATGGACCACCACGACTGGACCGAGACCCAGCGCGAGACGACGGTGACGGTGGACGGGCACGACCTCCCGTTCGCGTACTACGAGGCGGGGGCCGACGACGACCGACGCCCGGTCGTCTTCCTCCACGGCATCCCGACGTGGTCGTTCCTCTGGCGGGACGCGGCGCCGCCGCTCGCCGACTCGCGGCACGTCCTCGCGCCCGACCTCGTCGGCTACGGCAACTCGGCGAACCGGGACGGCTTCGACCGCTCGGTGCGCGCACAGACGGTCGCGCTCGCGGACTTCCTCGCGGAGCGCGGCGTGCGGGACGTCGACTTCGTCGCCCACGACATCGGCGGCGCGGTGGCGCTCCGCTACGCCGCGGCCCGACCCGACGCGGTCGACCGGATGGTGCTCTCGAACGCGGCCTGCTTCGACTCCTGGCCGGTCGAGTTCGTCAACTCCCTCGGCGTGCCCGGCGAGGTCGAGGGCTGGGACGACGAGGAGCTGGAGGGGAAACTGGAGTTCCTGTTCGCGGAGGGATCCTACGACGAGGCCGACCCGGAGTGGCTCGCCGGCCTGAAGGCACCCTGGAAGCGGGAGGGCGGCCGGACGGCGCTCGCGCGGGCCGCGGTCTCGACGAACACGGTCCACACCACCGAGATCGAGTACGGGCGGATCACCGCGGACCTGCTGTGTCTCTGGGGCGGCGAGGACGTGCTCCAGCCGGTCGACAACGCCGAGCGGCTGGTGGAGGCGACCGCCGGCGACGGCGAGGTCGTCGCGCTCGATTCGGCCTACCACTGGGTGACGGCCGACCGGCCGGGGGCGTACCGCGACCACCTCCTCGAGTTCCTCGGCTGA
- a CDS encoding acyl-CoA dehydrogenase family protein, with translation MDVRYDDGEAARELAARTREFLDEEVIPVEREVLGGDPVTGEQVADLRAAAREYDVYCPQIGEEFGGMGVDFRDALPMFEAAGRSLLGPLACRVDAPDEGNMHTLELLGTDDQREEYLRPLVAGEVSSGFSMTEPMQGGGSDPKMLKTAARKDGDEWVVDGHKWWTTGGTEADFLIVMARTDPDAHPYEGCSLFLVDADADGVAVERDIPHLGGGVTGTGHAEIVFEGVRVPEGNLLGERNEGFQHAQQRLGPARLTHCMRYSGMAERALDVAKAYATEREGFGGPLAEKQSLRYDVADAETRLHAVRTTVRDAADRIARGDEARVQVSMSKTFAANVVQDVVDTCLQACGANGIGKDLPISDFYEAVRQFRLVDGADEVHKRVVAREAFADVDPDELANVTRYDG, from the coding sequence ATGGACGTCCGCTACGACGACGGCGAGGCTGCACGCGAACTGGCCGCCCGAACGCGCGAGTTCCTGGACGAGGAGGTGATCCCCGTCGAACGCGAGGTGCTCGGCGGCGACCCGGTGACCGGCGAGCAGGTGGCCGACCTCCGCGCGGCGGCCCGCGAGTACGACGTGTACTGCCCGCAGATCGGCGAGGAGTTCGGCGGCATGGGCGTCGACTTCCGCGACGCGCTGCCGATGTTCGAGGCCGCCGGGCGCTCGCTGCTCGGCCCCCTCGCCTGCCGGGTCGACGCGCCCGACGAGGGGAACATGCACACGCTGGAACTGCTCGGGACCGACGACCAGCGGGAGGAGTACCTCCGCCCGCTCGTCGCCGGGGAGGTCTCCTCCGGGTTCTCGATGACCGAGCCCATGCAGGGGGGTGGTTCGGACCCGAAGATGCTGAAGACGGCCGCCAGGAAGGACGGCGACGAGTGGGTCGTCGACGGCCACAAGTGGTGGACGACCGGGGGGACCGAGGCGGATTTCCTCATCGTGATGGCCCGCACCGACCCCGACGCCCACCCCTACGAGGGGTGCTCGCTGTTCCTCGTCGACGCCGACGCGGACGGGGTCGCGGTCGAGCGCGACATCCCCCACCTCGGCGGCGGCGTCACGGGGACGGGTCACGCGGAGATCGTCTTCGAGGGCGTGCGCGTGCCCGAGGGGAACCTCCTGGGGGAACGGAACGAGGGGTTCCAGCACGCACAGCAGCGTCTCGGTCCCGCGCGGCTCACCCACTGCATGCGCTACTCCGGGATGGCGGAACGCGCCCTGGACGTCGCGAAGGCGTACGCCACCGAGCGGGAGGGGTTCGGCGGCCCGCTGGCCGAGAAGCAGTCTCTCAGGTACGACGTCGCCGACGCGGAGACGCGGCTCCACGCCGTCCGGACGACCGTGCGCGACGCGGCCGACCGCATCGCCCGCGGCGACGAGGCGCGCGTTCAGGTGTCGATGAGCAAGACGTTCGCCGCCAACGTCGTCCAGGACGTGGTGGACACGTGTCTCCAGGCCTGTGGCGCCAACGGGATCGGGAAGGACCTCCCAATCTCGGACTTCTACGAGGCCGTCAGACAGTTCCGACTGGTCGACGGCGCCGACGAGGTGCACAAGCGGGTCGTCGCCCGCGAGGCGTTCGCGGACGTCGACCCCGACGAACTGGCGAACGTCACCCGCTACGACGGCTGA
- a CDS encoding phosphotransferase family protein, translating into MTDDAPGSDTAADGEGRGDDVHVADAGREGEGSHGDDYLARLVDPERLRAFLDAELGPAESFALERHPEGHSNETLFVTHGDRDLVVRRPPPGETAETAHDVLREFRVVDALGDTPVPVPETLCACEDESVLGADFFVMARTAGDVLRGAEPVRFAAPDRRRRVGEELVDTLASIHSVDPGAVGLDDFGRPAGFTDRQVDRWSRQFRWAFEVTADEREVPAIHETTTWLTEHVPGSRPETLVHGDYKLDNVMFGPGTPPELVAVFDWELSTLGDPRTDLGWMLSFWHDPGDPEPAIPELQSTFTAREGYPRRRDLVDRYEAATGIEYEHDRFYRTLAVYKLAALGEMFFRRHLEGNSDDPLYPKMEAGVPALGERCLRIIEGDEGL; encoded by the coding sequence ATGACCGACGACGCGCCCGGTTCGGACACGGCCGCCGACGGGGAGGGACGTGGCGACGACGTCCACGTCGCCGACGCCGGCCGCGAGGGGGAGGGGAGCCACGGGGACGACTACCTCGCCCGACTCGTCGACCCGGAGCGCCTCCGCGCCTTCCTCGACGCGGAACTCGGCCCGGCCGAGTCCTTCGCCCTGGAGCGCCACCCGGAGGGCCACTCGAACGAGACGCTGTTCGTGACCCACGGCGACCGTGACCTTGTGGTGCGCCGGCCGCCGCCGGGGGAGACGGCCGAGACGGCCCATGACGTGCTCCGCGAGTTCCGGGTCGTGGACGCGCTGGGGGACACGCCGGTTCCCGTCCCGGAGACGCTGTGTGCCTGCGAGGACGAGTCGGTGCTCGGCGCGGACTTCTTCGTGATGGCGCGGACGGCGGGCGACGTGTTACGCGGGGCGGAACCCGTGCGGTTCGCCGCACCCGATCGCCGTCGCCGGGTCGGCGAGGAACTGGTCGACACCCTCGCGTCGATCCACTCGGTCGATCCGGGGGCGGTCGGCCTGGACGACTTCGGCCGCCCGGCGGGGTTCACCGACCGGCAGGTCGACCGGTGGTCGAGGCAGTTCCGGTGGGCGTTCGAGGTGACCGCCGACGAGCGCGAGGTGCCGGCCATCCACGAGACGACGACGTGGCTGACCGAGCACGTCCCCGGCTCACGTCCCGAGACGCTGGTCCACGGCGACTACAAGCTCGACAACGTGATGTTCGGCCCGGGCACACCCCCCGAACTGGTGGCCGTGTTCGACTGGGAGCTGTCGACGCTGGGGGACCCTCGTACGGACCTCGGCTGGATGCTGTCGTTCTGGCACGACCCCGGCGACCCGGAACCGGCGATCCCCGAACTGCAGTCGACGTTCACGGCGCGCGAGGGGTACCCCCGCCGGCGCGACCTGGTGGACCGGTACGAGGCGGCGACGGGCATCGAGTACGAGCACGACCGCTTCTACCGCACCCTCGCGGTGTACAAACTCGCGGCGCTCGGCGAGATGTTCTTCCGGAGACACCTGGAGGGCAACAGCGACGATCCGCTGTACCCGAAGATGGAGGCGGGCGTTCCCGCGTTGGGGGAGCGGTGTCTGCGGATCATCGAGGGTGACGAGGGGTTGTAG
- a CDS encoding cupin domain-containing protein translates to MGYVVLGDAILEHGPCGRESVALGAGDFVHVPPRSVHRVVNSSRGEWGS, encoded by the coding sequence ATGGGGTACGTCGTCCTCGGAGACGCGATTCTCGAACACGGACCGTGCGGGCGAGAGTCGGTCGCGCTTGGCGCGGGCGACTTCGTCCACGTGCCGCCCCGATCGGTCCATCGGGTGGTGAACTCCTCCCGGGGGGAGTGGGGGTCGTGA
- a CDS encoding nucleotidyltransferase family protein yields MGLSATQETVLDELVGRVPDGVTWCVFGSAAAALHGHDVEPSDIDVFTTEAGAERIRSVFPDAFVGTKELGVSQIDEYRMRGEEVEVVYSVSAKGNQEPLVDLADSEIGSSDGRGVPVLPVRPLVAAYRAMGKHDTAAELAEWFGIESD; encoded by the coding sequence ATGGGCCTCTCCGCCACCCAGGAGACCGTGCTGGACGAACTCGTGGGGCGAGTCCCGGACGGCGTCACGTGGTGCGTGTTCGGGAGCGCGGCCGCCGCCCTCCACGGACACGACGTCGAGCCGTCCGACATCGACGTGTTCACCACGGAGGCCGGGGCCGAGCGGATTCGGAGCGTCTTCCCCGATGCGTTCGTCGGAACGAAGGAACTCGGCGTCTCGCAGATCGACGAGTACCGAATGCGCGGCGAGGAGGTCGAAGTCGTGTACAGCGTCTCCGCGAAGGGCAATCAGGAGCCGCTGGTCGACCTCGCGGACTCCGAGATCGGCTCTTCCGACGGCCGAGGCGTTCCGGTGCTTCCGGTTCGCCCGCTCGTCGCCGCGTACCGGGCGATGGGCAAGCACGACACGGCGGCCGAACTGGCGGAGTGGTTCGGCATCGAGTCCGATTGA
- a CDS encoding branched-chain amino acid transaminase: MTVFEEMAENGVIWQNGEFIDWADATTHVLTHGLHYGTGIFEGVRAYDTERGTAIFRWEEHLDRFYQSAKPYDMEIGHSREELTEATLGTLRRNDLESAYIRPIAYYGYHSLGVSPGDCPTDVVVAAWPWGAYLGEEALENGIKVKVSSWRKHASSQVPTNAKTTGLYVNSLLAGEEARRNGFAEAIVLNKEGNVAEGPGENVFLVRDGEIFTPGLSESILDGITRNTVIALAEERGYEVHDDVSISRGELNTADELFFSGSAAEVTPIRQVDNVTIGNGSRGPVTEELQGAFFDLVERRTDEHDDWFTYV, from the coding sequence ATGACCGTCTTCGAGGAGATGGCCGAGAACGGGGTCATCTGGCAGAACGGCGAGTTCATCGACTGGGCCGACGCGACGACCCACGTGCTCACCCACGGCCTCCACTACGGCACGGGCATCTTCGAGGGTGTCCGCGCGTACGACACCGAGCGGGGGACCGCGATCTTCCGGTGGGAGGAGCACCTCGACCGGTTCTACCAGTCGGCCAAGCCCTACGACATGGAGATCGGCCACTCGCGGGAGGAACTGACCGAGGCGACCCTCGGGACGCTCCGCCGGAACGACCTCGAGTCGGCGTACATCCGGCCCATCGCCTACTACGGCTACCACAGCCTCGGCGTCTCGCCGGGCGACTGCCCGACCGACGTCGTCGTCGCCGCCTGGCCCTGGGGCGCGTACCTCGGCGAGGAGGCCCTGGAGAACGGGATAAAGGTCAAGGTCTCCTCCTGGCGCAAGCACGCCTCCAGCCAGGTCCCGACGAACGCGAAGACCACCGGGCTGTACGTGAACTCCCTGCTCGCGGGCGAGGAGGCCCGGCGCAACGGCTTCGCGGAGGCGATCGTCCTGAACAAGGAGGGCAACGTCGCGGAGGGTCCCGGGGAGAACGTCTTCCTCGTCCGCGACGGCGAGATCTTCACGCCCGGGCTGAGCGAGTCCATCCTCGACGGCATCACCCGCAACACCGTCATCGCGCTCGCCGAGGAGCGCGGCTACGAGGTCCACGACGACGTGAGCATCTCGCGCGGGGAACTGAACACCGCGGACGAACTGTTCTTCTCCGGGTCGGCCGCCGAGGTGACGCCGATCCGGCAGGTCGACAACGTCACGATCGGGAACGGGTCGCGGGGCCCGGTGACCGAGGAGCTCCAGGGGGCGTTCTTCGACCTGGTGGAGCGCCGGACCGACGAGCACGACGACTGGTTCACGTACGTCTAA
- the ribB gene encoding 3,4-dihydroxy-2-butanone-4-phosphate synthase, with protein MSRKQAGRLDRAVAAFRAGEPVLIHDFADREGETDIVYPADAVAPADVARMRNDAGGLVCLALSDAVAEAVGLPFLEDALSHPATGDHDLAYDDRSSFSLPVNHRDTFTGITDEDRARTIGELASMADAVEAGVEYGPDEFAAEFRSPGHVHVLRGAPGGIADRVGHTELGLALAAEAGRPPAVVVCEMLDDGSGAALPPDAAREYARRHDVPYVEGSELVEALR; from the coding sequence ATGAGCCGCAAGCAGGCCGGCAGGCTCGACCGGGCGGTGGCGGCGTTCCGCGCGGGCGAGCCAGTGTTGATCCACGACTTCGCGGACCGCGAGGGGGAGACGGACATCGTCTACCCCGCCGACGCGGTCGCGCCGGCTGACGTGGCGCGGATGCGCAACGACGCGGGGGGGCTCGTCTGTCTGGCGCTCTCGGACGCGGTCGCGGAGGCGGTCGGACTCCCCTTCCTCGAGGACGCGCTCTCCCACCCGGCGACGGGCGACCACGACCTCGCGTACGACGACCGCTCCTCCTTCTCGCTCCCGGTGAACCACCGCGACACGTTCACCGGCATCACCGACGAGGACCGCGCGCGCACCATCGGCGAACTCGCCTCGATGGCGGACGCGGTCGAGGCGGGCGTCGAGTACGGCCCCGACGAGTTCGCCGCGGAGTTCCGCTCGCCGGGACACGTCCACGTCCTCCGGGGCGCGCCGGGCGGCATCGCGGACCGGGTCGGCCACACGGAACTCGGGCTGGCGCTCGCTGCCGAGGCCGGCCGGCCGCCCGCGGTCGTGGTGTGCGAGATGCTCGACGACGGGAGCGGCGCGGCGCTCCCGCCCGACGCGGCGCGCGAGTACGCCCGCCGCCACGACGTCCCCTACGTCGAGGGGTCGGAACTGGTCGAGGCGCTCCGGTAG